One Pseudoalteromonas sp. NC201 DNA segment encodes these proteins:
- a CDS encoding phage tail protein: MADCFLGEVRMFVCNFTPEWWTSCGGQLLPISQNSALFAVIGCNFGGDCRTTMGVPNLQCRVPMGTGTGPGLTPNWLTEKQGDNEVVLVASDLPAHTHTFNGTTSLAGTVDTGQGNLLAQSTVGAIYDNAPNAQEQVEMDYTALGANGMANAGHENRQPFLAIQFALALDGTFPPRN; this comes from the coding sequence ATGGCTGATTGTTTTTTAGGTGAAGTTCGAATGTTTGTTTGCAATTTTACACCAGAGTGGTGGACCAGTTGTGGAGGACAGCTACTACCTATATCGCAAAATTCAGCACTTTTTGCGGTAATAGGCTGTAACTTTGGTGGTGATTGTCGCACCACCATGGGGGTGCCAAATTTACAATGTAGAGTTCCGATGGGGACGGGGACAGGTCCAGGCCTAACACCAAATTGGTTAACCGAAAAGCAAGGCGACAATGAAGTTGTGCTAGTTGCGTCGGACTTACCTGCTCATACCCACACTTTTAATGGTACGACTTCGCTAGCTGGAACCGTTGATACGGGGCAGGGAAATCTACTCGCTCAGTCTACAGTTGGTGCTATTTATGATAACGCTCCTAATGCGCAAGAGCAGGTAGAGATGGACTATACTGCGCTTGGTGCCAATGGTATGGCAAATGCTGGACATGAAAACCGTCAGCCATTTTTGGCGATTCAGTTTGCATTGGCACTAGATGGTACATTTCCACCAAGGAACTAG
- a CDS encoding phage tail protein: MEGFIGQITMFAGNYSPFKWAFCYGQITAITGNEALFSLLGNIYGGDGRSSFGFPDMRGRLPMGFGNGPGLTPTQIGTMKGVETVSLDISQIPSHSHNFQVSNNTATGTNPGGQVLGKADIYCEPATAQHNDGPSAMYDGIIASTGSNQAHENKMPSLGVNFIICLNGIYPPRN, encoded by the coding sequence ATGGAAGGGTTTATTGGACAGATAACGATGTTTGCCGGCAATTACTCGCCGTTTAAATGGGCGTTTTGTTATGGGCAGATCACTGCAATTACAGGGAATGAAGCATTATTCTCTTTGCTTGGGAATATTTATGGTGGTGATGGAAGAAGTAGTTTTGGGTTTCCTGATATGCGAGGTCGATTACCTATGGGATTTGGCAATGGTCCCGGGTTAACGCCAACACAGATAGGAACAATGAAAGGGGTAGAAACGGTCTCCTTAGATATCAGTCAAATACCATCGCATAGCCATAATTTTCAGGTAAGTAACAATACCGCGACGGGTACAAACCCTGGTGGGCAAGTGTTGGGTAAAGCTGATATTTACTGTGAACCAGCAACGGCCCAGCACAATGATGGCCCTTCAGCTATGTATGATGGCATCATTGCCTCCACGGGAAGCAATCAGGCTCATGAAAACAAAATGCCTAGCCTTGGGGTTAATTTTATCATATGCCTAAATGGCATATATCCACCTAGAAATTAA
- a CDS encoding DUF6916 family protein, producing the protein MKLTSSLFEDLIGQDVEVFTADGKHKLNELQVDAIDECKLNSNEFEGFSVTLTAKSNFPLTDDTYTLKHQKLGEMPLFLSAYEKDKYQIIISIKKEA; encoded by the coding sequence GTGAAACTAACTAGTAGTTTATTTGAAGACTTAATCGGTCAGGATGTTGAAGTATTTACGGCCGATGGCAAGCATAAGCTAAACGAGTTGCAAGTTGATGCTATTGATGAGTGCAAGCTAAACAGTAATGAATTTGAAGGATTTTCTGTAACGTTAACCGCCAAATCAAATTTTCCGCTTACTGATGATACGTATACATTAAAGCATCAAAAGTTGGGTGAAATGCCACTGTTTTTATCTGCATACGAAAAAGACAAGTATCAAATAATTATCAGCATAAAAAAAGAAGCATAA
- a CDS encoding phage tail protein, which yields MSEPYIGQVTLYGYNWAPKNWSLCNGQLIQISQNPALYSLTGTAYGGDGRTTFGLPDFRGRVPVGLGDLGNVSYDRGNAGGAENVTLTLANIAHTHSVQASTKTANFPFANFPTPNQMATQTAEPIYAAASNLVNASGSTVSSIGGGQSHNNMQPSLSLNFAIALTGIYPSRN from the coding sequence ATGTCAGAACCCTATATTGGACAGGTTACCCTCTATGGCTATAATTGGGCACCTAAAAATTGGTCTTTATGTAATGGTCAGCTAATTCAAATTAGCCAAAATCCAGCGCTTTATTCTCTTACCGGCACCGCGTATGGTGGTGATGGTAGAACAACCTTTGGTCTACCAGACTTTCGTGGCAGAGTACCGGTGGGGCTTGGTGACTTAGGAAACGTTAGTTACGATAGAGGCAATGCTGGTGGCGCTGAAAACGTAACCTTAACCTTAGCAAATATTGCACACACCCACAGCGTGCAAGCAAGTACGAAAACGGCTAACTTTCCATTCGCAAATTTTCCCACACCAAACCAAATGGCGACGCAGACGGCAGAGCCTATATATGCTGCAGCATCGAATTTGGTAAATGCCTCTGGCTCTACGGTATCAAGCATTGGCGGCGGTCAGAGCCACAATAATATGCAACCCAGCTTATCTCTTAATTTTGCCATCGCACTAACTGGCATTTATCCAAGCCGAAACTAA
- a CDS encoding S8 family peptidase: MCKKEVCQLFYLTRFKLVLCFIFVVLSIGTTNAQGIELVNFGNKIKLEKSSAEPKSVYKFANSEQLLELNNRIIIKIKAGMGGGVTNALKQKIEVGQLATFGPFAEHEFMVVSLKDASAKRLTAALAIASGLEGVIYAQPDILQIKSKLEVENHNAAQWLTKTLSQSGSMKSLPFRLFQLEKWQKQLQQLTQGEGVKIVVIDDGFDLKHEALSKTKVLLTYDIERRVKDVQPQNRFDKHGTKVVGVIFARENDALPAEMAGLAIDAGLIAIRQTKSWTSHTLESLHIAQLAQADVVNMSWRTQLLLEPIKDAIDGLAQTGRGGKGALVVIAAGNSGKMIKANSTEASIASAVVVGAMNSSGMPASFSNFGKSVSAWMPGYSARGIARNNAYSGFGGTSYAAAYCTGMIALLLAAEPRLTASKVKQKLAQVSGLALDNQSKQSN; encoded by the coding sequence ATGTGTAAAAAAGAGGTTTGTCAGCTTTTTTATCTAACAAGATTTAAGCTGGTGCTGTGCTTTATATTTGTTGTTTTATCTATTGGTACGACGAATGCACAGGGAATTGAGCTTGTTAATTTTGGCAACAAGATAAAGCTTGAAAAGAGCAGCGCTGAACCTAAGAGTGTGTATAAGTTTGCTAATTCAGAACAATTGTTAGAGCTGAATAACAGAATAATCATAAAAATAAAGGCTGGGATGGGCGGTGGCGTTACAAACGCCTTAAAACAAAAAATAGAGGTGGGTCAGTTAGCCACCTTTGGGCCATTTGCAGAGCACGAGTTTATGGTGGTATCGCTAAAAGACGCGTCCGCAAAGCGCTTAACTGCTGCACTAGCGATTGCCAGTGGTTTAGAGGGGGTAATATATGCCCAACCAGATATTTTACAAATAAAAAGTAAGCTCGAAGTTGAAAATCATAACGCTGCGCAATGGTTAACAAAAACCTTGTCGCAATCAGGTTCTATGAAAAGCTTACCCTTTCGTTTATTTCAGTTAGAGAAATGGCAAAAACAACTACAACAATTGACTCAAGGTGAGGGAGTAAAAATAGTTGTTATCGATGATGGCTTTGATTTAAAACATGAGGCCTTAAGTAAAACTAAGGTATTACTCACCTACGATATTGAAAGAAGAGTCAAGGACGTACAGCCGCAAAACCGCTTTGATAAACATGGTACTAAGGTAGTCGGAGTGATCTTTGCCAGAGAAAATGACGCTTTGCCAGCTGAAATGGCGGGCCTTGCAATCGACGCAGGGCTTATTGCAATAAGGCAAACAAAAAGCTGGACAAGCCATACATTGGAGTCGTTACATATTGCGCAACTGGCGCAAGCCGATGTTGTTAACATGAGTTGGCGAACACAGTTACTACTGGAACCAATAAAAGATGCCATTGATGGCCTAGCACAAACCGGCCGAGGCGGTAAAGGTGCGCTGGTAGTTATAGCCGCTGGAAACAGCGGGAAGATGATTAAAGCAAACAGCACAGAGGCGAGTATTGCATCTGCGGTGGTGGTGGGCGCAATGAATAGCAGCGGTATGCCGGCAAGTTTTAGCAACTTTGGTAAATCGGTTAGTGCTTGGATGCCAGGTTATAGTGCTAGGGGTATTGCAAGAAATAATGCATACAGTGGTTTTGGTGGTACTTCTTACGCAGCGGCATATTGCACGGGCATGATTGCACTGCTGTTGGCCGCTGAACCCAGACTAACGGCAAGTAAAGTCAAACAAAAGCTGGCTCAAGTGTCTGGTTTAGCGTTGGACAACCAGAGTAAGCAAAGTAATTAA